The following proteins are encoded in a genomic region of Tenebrio molitor chromosome 7, icTenMoli1.1, whole genome shotgun sequence:
- the LOC138134773 gene encoding lipase member H-B-like isoform X1, giving the protein MDASDFLFVCLMSTLPGPPSISVNDAILQLYPIDKHKCHKIDPIRDIAFQLYTVHNPLMAQNLIIGDDKLLSESYFNFSQPTVIYFHAFFESSNVGSPVTLRTAYLQRGGYNLILLNAPRLEAGPWYLTAARNTQVVGEYTAKLIDYLVSRGMSLPSLHLIGLSLGAQMAGVCGQSVKSGRVVRITGLDPAGPLFKKWPKSLKLDSSDAEFVDVIHSDAGIFGYPTSVGHVDFWPNRGISPQPGCTKPEVKRTNPDNIVALLFCSHWRSYQFYAESVLNDQGFVSVPCDSWQEYLDGECRSYYPVSNMGFNVDINAKGNYYLRTAAQSPYSLE; this is encoded by the exons ATGGATGCAtctgattttttatttgtgtgtTTGATGAGCACCTTGCCGG GTCCGCCTTCGATTTCAGTCAACGACGCCATCCTTCAGCTCTACCCCATCGACAAACATAAGTGCCATAAAATTGATCCGATTAGGGACATCGCATTTCAGTTGTACACCGT GCACAATCCCTTAATGGCGCAAAATCTGATCATCGGAGATGATAAATTACTTTCAGAATCCTATTTCAATTTCTCACAACCGACAGTTATATACTTTCATGCTTTCTTCGAATCGTCTAATGTTGGATCTCCCGTTACCTTGAGAACAG CTTATTTACAAAGGGGCGGCTACAATCTGATCCTGCTGAACGCACCCCGACTCGAAGCAGGTCCTTGGTACTTGACGGCAGCGAGAAACACGCAGGTTGTGGGGGAGTACACTGCCAAACTGATCGACTATTTGGTATCGAGAGGGATGTCTTTGCCTAGTTTGCATTTGATAGGACTGAGTTTGGGCGCCCAGATGGCGGGAGTTTGTGGTCAAAGCGTCAAAAGTGGCCGTGTTGTCAGAATAACGGGGTTGGATCCGGCGGGGCCCTTGTTCAAAAAATGGCCCAAGAGTTTGAAACTGGACAGTTCGGACGCAGAGTTCGTCGACGTGATCCATTCGGATGCTGGAATTTTCGGGTATCCGACAAGCGTGGGGCACGTGGATTTTTGGCCCAATCGAGGCATCTCACCCCAACCGGGGTGCACCAAGCCAGAAGTGAAGCGGACCAATCCCGATAATATTGTGGCACTTT TGTTCTGCAGCCACTGGCGATCGTATCAGTTTTATGCCGAGTCAGTGTTAAACGATCAAGGGTTTGTTTCAGTACCGTGTGATTCTTGGCAAGAGTATCTGGACGGGGAATGCCGGTCGTATTATCCTGTCTCCAACATGGGTTTCAATGTTGACATTAA TGCCAAAGGAAATTATTACTTGAGGACGGCAGCACAATCGCCTTATTCGCTAGAGTGA
- the LOC138134773 gene encoding lipase member H-B-like isoform X2, with translation MAQNLIIGDDKLLSESYFNFSQPTVIYFHAFFESSNVGSPVTLRTAYLQRGGYNLILLNAPRLEAGPWYLTAARNTQVVGEYTAKLIDYLVSRGMSLPSLHLIGLSLGAQMAGVCGQSVKSGRVVRITGLDPAGPLFKKWPKSLKLDSSDAEFVDVIHSDAGIFGYPTSVGHVDFWPNRGISPQPGCTKPEVKRTNPDNIVALLFCSHWRSYQFYAESVLNDQGFVSVPCDSWQEYLDGECRSYYPVSNMGFNVDINAKGNYYLRTAAQSPYSLE, from the exons ATGGCGCAAAATCTGATCATCGGAGATGATAAATTACTTTCAGAATCCTATTTCAATTTCTCACAACCGACAGTTATATACTTTCATGCTTTCTTCGAATCGTCTAATGTTGGATCTCCCGTTACCTTGAGAACAG CTTATTTACAAAGGGGCGGCTACAATCTGATCCTGCTGAACGCACCCCGACTCGAAGCAGGTCCTTGGTACTTGACGGCAGCGAGAAACACGCAGGTTGTGGGGGAGTACACTGCCAAACTGATCGACTATTTGGTATCGAGAGGGATGTCTTTGCCTAGTTTGCATTTGATAGGACTGAGTTTGGGCGCCCAGATGGCGGGAGTTTGTGGTCAAAGCGTCAAAAGTGGCCGTGTTGTCAGAATAACGGGGTTGGATCCGGCGGGGCCCTTGTTCAAAAAATGGCCCAAGAGTTTGAAACTGGACAGTTCGGACGCAGAGTTCGTCGACGTGATCCATTCGGATGCTGGAATTTTCGGGTATCCGACAAGCGTGGGGCACGTGGATTTTTGGCCCAATCGAGGCATCTCACCCCAACCGGGGTGCACCAAGCCAGAAGTGAAGCGGACCAATCCCGATAATATTGTGGCACTTT TGTTCTGCAGCCACTGGCGATCGTATCAGTTTTATGCCGAGTCAGTGTTAAACGATCAAGGGTTTGTTTCAGTACCGTGTGATTCTTGGCAAGAGTATCTGGACGGGGAATGCCGGTCGTATTATCCTGTCTCCAACATGGGTTTCAATGTTGACATTAA TGCCAAAGGAAATTATTACTTGAGGACGGCAGCACAATCGCCTTATTCGCTAGAGTGA